CGGGGCCGAACCCGACACGCTGCGCGTGGCGTTGGTGTCGGTGCCGGTCTCGGGGGGCAGCGGGACGGGTGACATGGAGGCGCCGGGCGCGAGGGCCGTCGAGCGGGTGAAGGGGTGGGGGCCGGCGGCGGAGGTGTTCTGCAGGAAGACCTCGCCGCCGCCGGCGCCCGCCTCGTTCCCGCCGCCCCCGCCGTCGCCCCGGGTGAGGACCACGACGAGCGCGATCGCCGCCACCAGGACGGCGGTGAGCGAGGCGACCTTCGGCACCGAACGCCACCACGGGCCCCCGCCGCCACCGCCCGCCGCGCCTCCGCCCGTACCGCCGGCACCGGATCCGCCGCCGCCCTGGCCTCCGCCCGGAGCGCCGCCGGAGCCTCCCGGACCGCCGCCCCCGCCGGAACCGCTCCCGCCGGAACCGCTCCCGCCGGAGCTTCCGCCGGATCCGCCGCCGGAACCGTCGTACGGCGGCCCTGAAGGCGGTGGGGGCGTGGCCTGGCCGGGGCGCGTGGTCGGGCCCGAGAGGGGTCCCGAGGGAGGGCCGGCAGGGGGGACCGAGGGGGTGCCGGACGGCGGGTGGGAAGTCACGTTTTTCCCTTTCTTCCGTTCCGCGCCCATTGTGTGCGCCAACCGGGTCCCGCCCGCAAGCGGACCGCGCCCTCCGGTACTAGCGTGGGCGGGGTGAGCACCCCGCTCTCCACCCCAGCCGGCCCGCCCCCGGGCCCCCGCCCCCCGGGGCACCTCGTCCGTGACGCGGCGCTGGCGCTGCTCGCGGTCGCCGCCGGACTCGTGGCGATGGGCGTCGTCGCCGGCCTCGGACTGTGGGCCGCGGGCGCCGCGGACCTCCCCGGCGGCGCGGGCGCCTTCGTCGCCGTCCTCGCCGCGGTCGTCGTCATGGCCGCGGGCGGCCAGGTCGGCCTCGCCGGTGACGCCGGCGACCTCGCCGGCACCCAGGCCGAGATCACCGCCATGCCGCTCACCGTCACCCTGGTGGGCGCACTCGTCACCGGCTTCTGCTTCCTGCGCCCGCTGCGCCACCACGCCGTCGCCCGCAGCCGCGACCTGCTGTCCCTCGCCGTGCCGACCGTCCTGATCTGGCTGGCCGCGCTCGCGGGCCTCTCCGCGCTGGCCCGGCACGACTTCCCGATCACCCTCGGCGGCGACACCTCCCAGGGCGGCGGCGACCTCGGCGACCTGTTCAGCGAGCTCCTGGACGCGGTGAACCCCTCCGTGGGCTTCCGCACCGACCTCGGCCCCACGCTCTTCTACGGCCTGCTGTGGATCCTCGGCGTCCTCGTCGTCGCCCTGCTCGTCTCCCGCCGGACCCCGCTGCCCGCCCGCCTCGTCCGCCACCACCAGGCCGTCCGCCCGGCCGCCTCCGCGATGCTGCTGCTCGTCCTCGCGTACGTGGTGATCGGCCTCGTGATCGGGATCGTCGTCGCCGCGACCAAGGGCCACGCGGCGCAGACCCTCGCCGTGCTCCTGCTCGGCCTGCCCAACGTCAGCTGGCTCGCCCTCGGCGTCGGCATCGGCGGTTCCTGGCAGGGCCGGGTCGACGGCCCGTTCGGGCTGCCCATGCCGCAGATCCTCGACGAC
This genomic window from Streptomyces showdoensis contains:
- a CDS encoding streptophobe family protein — its product is MSTPLSTPAGPPPGPRPPGHLVRDAALALLAVAAGLVAMGVVAGLGLWAAGAADLPGGAGAFVAVLAAVVVMAAGGQVGLAGDAGDLAGTQAEITAMPLTVTLVGALVTGFCFLRPLRHHAVARSRDLLSLAVPTVLIWLAALAGLSALARHDFPITLGGDTSQGGGDLGDLFSELLDAVNPSVGFRTDLGPTLFYGLLWILGVLVVALLVSRRTPLPARLVRHHQAVRPAASAMLLLVLAYVVIGLVIGIVVAATKGHAAQTLAVLLLGLPNVSWLALGVGIGGSWQGRVDGPFGLPMPQILDDVLRGGNGGKDLSTLDLSSLASYDARAWWLLPVAAVLVLAAAFVAAVRSPARTRLWQHSLHLGIAFALAMLVVTPLTLVEARFGLSILGIGELESLGGEVVLRPDVWKTVGLALLWGLVAGFLGGLLATPVRRRGEVDAGRPKDAAPPSEPPTPPVPPTPPVPPGPPAG